A section of the Deltaproteobacteria bacterium genome encodes:
- a CDS encoding ABC transporter ATP-binding protein: MLLEVSQIHTYYDDSHVLDGIILEVARGELVAVLGRNGVGKSTTLKSIMGIAPARSGSIRFKGKEIQALPPYRIARMGIGYVPEERRIFPELTVRENLIMGLKNGKEQNPRWTIDRAYGQFPQLAKRDSALGSNLSGGEQQMLTLVRTLMGEPELILIDEPSEGLSPIMAEAIFALIKEIHREGVAVLLVDRNLPFTCGLAERVYIMVKGTFGYTGTGPEVLENTEIQAKFLAV; this comes from the coding sequence CACGTTCTGGACGGGATAATACTGGAAGTGGCCCGGGGGGAACTGGTGGCCGTTTTGGGAAGAAACGGGGTCGGCAAATCGACCACCCTAAAGAGTATTATGGGCATCGCCCCTGCCCGGAGCGGGTCTATCCGCTTCAAGGGGAAAGAGATTCAGGCCCTGCCCCCTTACCGTATTGCCCGGATGGGGATCGGTTATGTCCCCGAGGAAAGAAGGATCTTTCCCGAATTGACGGTTCGAGAGAATCTCATCATGGGGCTCAAGAACGGAAAAGAGCAAAACCCCCGGTGGACCATCGACAGGGCTTACGGTCAGTTTCCGCAACTGGCCAAGCGGGACAGCGCTTTGGGAAGCAATCTCTCCGGGGGCGAACAACAGATGTTGACCCTGGTCAGAACCCTGATGGGGGAGCCCGAGCTTATCCTGATTGATGAACCCTCGGAAGGATTGAGCCCCATCATGGCCGAGGCCATCTTCGCCCTGATTAAGGAGATACACCGGGAAGGGGTCGCAGTCCTATTGGTTGACAGGAACCTGCCCTTTACTTGCGGGTTGGCCGAGCGGGTATACATAATGGTCAAAGGGACTTTCGGATACACCGGGACCGGCCCGGAGGTTCTGGAGAACACGGAGATTCAGGCTAAATTCCTTGCGGTTTAA